A portion of the Edaphobacter lichenicola genome contains these proteins:
- a CDS encoding TonB-dependent receptor, producing MLKSLGFALVLLATSLFSYGQATSVNGGSIQGSITDPSGAVVAGASVTVLDTDTGSSKTVITDKAGFYSVGPLNPGSYTVTVVGSGFEHLSVKTVVRTGTATSGSFKLTLGSSAETVEVNAGALQINTDQIGVAGVITREQIDSLPVNGRDILDYAQLEPGVILQSGQSFDPTKAGYSAISVSGVGGRTTRILLDGQDITDETVGTTIYNVPAGAIQEFQLNRSTQDVSGSVTSTGQVLVSTQSGTNSFHGNLFYNFQDARAGAAEVGGLQAPFQRNQFGGYFGGPIIKDKLFFYGGAERIKQSEQDVALGASPEFSAILQEFPFVPAPFTDTFSYARLDYDGPKGIHFFARGVYSVNSDLATFGLAPYQLYKNRDNVPGLVGGADFTTGHFTHSFRGGYEKFHNLLEDGTGGLSSIYNPSGPALGGNVTLTGSLNAGPNYLAPQETFQTDKQFRYDGSWTKGAHTVKFGFDMNRLASGGNAEFFGASLFTSLQATPSNLPAGLDPTNPLNYVAQYYYIGNGNSLFSERPGFGLAGGLSPSWRFGSYVADTWKTAPYLTLTAGLRWSVDTDRANQDLPTPLCSSVDPSLQFSGCTGNTPLFDQYQAGLGVRTHQPYANFGPQAGFNFSPGDHKTSLRGGIGIFYESSVFNNTGNARTEVVNSNFPSQNQAFAPQGASSITLPGFGVVTSSPDGTPVSQILNEPIGQAAFELNAIKAEYQAKVANVAGPNPSYIGTGNGLYANSIYAGPYKSPYSIQFNGGIQRELAKGLILSADYVHNATLKIPITQDVNHNGAARTLNTAAAANAIANTLTACGAPSISAAVAPGGCPGLHPATPTSPVGPAQITDFASNGLDSGAAYLSGTAASNAGLTPATGAAFPGTNPNVGSGKFILPIGRSGYDALQVVLQQQKAHPAPGIVSSNFQVSYSLSRIVSGNNGDNPADQFFAGALAYDNDDPNRYLGRTPLDHSNELSFGGSLGIKYGLQLAMIGHFFSASASSLTLDALSGATGQIFQTDVDGDGTTGDLVPGTIPGAYEHEIKGGKGLNTLINTYNATHAGTPTPAGQALIAAGLFTPGQLLAANGVQQPIASAPSNPLNNAALRTFDLSASYPIRFNRFHEGLSIVPGVAMYNVFNMSNFGFIPGIVSSATGTLLNQADAGQPGYYNGTSDQGTLNQARTTRNSGTFDQGGPRTTEFQLKLNF from the coding sequence ATGTTGAAGAGTCTCGGATTCGCTCTGGTTCTACTCGCCACTTCGCTTTTTAGTTATGGACAGGCCACGTCCGTGAATGGTGGGTCCATTCAAGGAAGCATCACTGACCCCTCCGGAGCTGTGGTCGCCGGCGCGAGCGTTACGGTCCTCGACACCGATACGGGTTCGTCGAAGACTGTTATCACCGACAAAGCTGGCTTCTACAGTGTCGGTCCGCTGAATCCCGGTAGTTACACCGTGACCGTTGTAGGGTCGGGCTTTGAACACCTATCAGTAAAGACGGTGGTTCGAACGGGTACCGCAACATCGGGAAGCTTCAAGCTGACCCTAGGTTCTTCCGCGGAAACGGTTGAAGTGAACGCCGGCGCTCTCCAGATTAATACCGATCAGATCGGGGTAGCCGGTGTCATCACCCGTGAGCAGATCGACTCCCTTCCGGTGAACGGCCGCGACATCTTGGACTATGCCCAGCTGGAGCCGGGCGTAATTTTGCAGTCGGGACAAAGCTTTGATCCCACCAAGGCTGGCTATTCCGCAATCTCAGTTAGCGGTGTGGGTGGACGTACGACACGCATTCTCCTCGACGGCCAGGACATTACGGACGAAACGGTCGGTACCACCATCTATAATGTGCCTGCCGGCGCGATTCAGGAGTTTCAGCTGAACCGCTCCACCCAGGACGTTTCGGGTTCAGTAACCTCAACCGGTCAAGTGCTCGTCTCGACGCAATCTGGCACTAATTCCTTCCACGGAAATCTGTTCTATAACTTTCAGGACGCGCGCGCAGGGGCGGCGGAGGTGGGCGGATTGCAAGCTCCCTTCCAGCGCAACCAGTTCGGTGGGTACTTCGGCGGCCCGATCATCAAGGACAAGCTCTTCTTCTATGGTGGTGCTGAGCGTATCAAACAGTCCGAGCAGGATGTCGCTTTAGGAGCTAGCCCGGAGTTCTCTGCCATACTCCAGGAATTTCCTTTTGTTCCCGCACCGTTTACGGATACTTTCAGCTACGCACGTCTCGACTATGACGGCCCAAAGGGAATTCACTTTTTTGCCCGCGGGGTATATAGCGTCAATTCGGACTTGGCTACCTTCGGCTTAGCACCGTATCAGCTGTACAAGAACAGGGACAACGTCCCGGGCCTCGTTGGCGGAGCCGACTTCACAACAGGTCACTTTACGCATTCGTTCCGCGGCGGATATGAGAAATTCCATAATCTCCTCGAAGACGGAACAGGCGGGTTGTCCTCGATCTACAATCCGTCCGGACCGGCATTGGGCGGCAACGTCACACTAACCGGCAGCTTGAACGCTGGCCCCAACTACCTCGCTCCGCAGGAAACGTTTCAGACCGACAAACAGTTCCGTTATGACGGCAGCTGGACCAAGGGTGCGCACACCGTCAAATTCGGCTTCGACATGAACCGTCTTGCCAGCGGCGGGAATGCCGAGTTCTTTGGCGCATCCCTGTTTACGAGTCTGCAAGCCACGCCAAGCAACCTTCCGGCCGGCTTGGACCCGACAAACCCGCTCAACTATGTCGCCCAGTACTATTACATCGGCAACGGCAATAGCCTCTTCTCCGAAAGGCCGGGCTTTGGCCTGGCTGGTGGCCTTTCCCCGAGCTGGCGATTCGGTTCCTACGTCGCCGACACTTGGAAGACAGCCCCTTACCTCACACTTACTGCAGGCCTCCGCTGGAGCGTTGATACCGACCGCGCCAACCAAGATCTGCCGACACCACTCTGCTCTAGCGTTGATCCTTCACTCCAATTTTCTGGTTGCACCGGCAACACACCGCTCTTCGATCAGTACCAGGCAGGCTTAGGCGTTAGAACTCACCAGCCATACGCAAACTTTGGTCCGCAAGCTGGCTTCAACTTCAGCCCTGGTGATCACAAGACGTCTTTGCGAGGTGGTATCGGTATTTTCTATGAAAGCAGTGTCTTCAACAACACTGGAAATGCACGCACCGAGGTTGTTAACTCTAACTTCCCATCGCAGAATCAAGCTTTCGCCCCCCAGGGCGCATCAAGCATCACCCTACCTGGCTTCGGCGTGGTCACTAGCTCACCAGACGGTACTCCAGTCTCCCAGATTCTGAATGAACCTATTGGTCAGGCTGCTTTTGAGCTCAATGCGATCAAGGCGGAGTATCAGGCAAAAGTGGCAAACGTTGCAGGTCCCAATCCTTCTTACATCGGGACTGGTAATGGGCTCTATGCAAACAGCATTTACGCAGGTCCGTACAAGAGCCCATACTCCATCCAGTTCAACGGTGGCATTCAGCGTGAGCTTGCGAAAGGCCTGATCCTGAGCGCGGACTACGTTCACAACGCGACACTCAAAATCCCGATCACACAGGACGTCAACCACAACGGTGCTGCACGTACTCTGAATACGGCGGCAGCGGCGAATGCCATTGCAAATACCTTGACGGCATGCGGCGCACCCTCGATCAGTGCAGCAGTTGCTCCTGGTGGATGCCCAGGTCTACATCCAGCTACTCCAACTTCACCCGTAGGACCGGCTCAGATCACCGATTTCGCCAGCAACGGCTTGGATTCGGGAGCAGCTTACTTGAGCGGAACAGCCGCCTCAAATGCTGGCCTCACCCCAGCAACCGGAGCAGCGTTTCCTGGGACTAACCCCAATGTCGGTTCGGGCAAGTTTATCCTTCCCATTGGACGATCTGGGTATGACGCCCTTCAAGTCGTTCTCCAACAGCAGAAAGCTCACCCTGCGCCAGGCATCGTAAGCAGCAACTTTCAGGTCTCCTATTCTCTCTCACGTATTGTCTCCGGTAATAACGGCGATAATCCCGCCGACCAGTTCTTCGCTGGAGCTTTGGCATATGACAACGATGACCCGAATCGCTACCTTGGCCGCACCCCGCTGGATCACTCCAACGAGCTTAGCTTCGGTGGAAGTCTAGGAATCAAGTATGGGCTCCAGTTAGCTATGATTGGTCACTTCTTCTCCGCTTCTGCTTCCTCGCTTACTTTGGATGCCCTGTCTGGAGCTACTGGACAGATCTTCCAGACTGACGTAGACGGTGACGGAACTACCGGAGATCTGGTCCCGGGCACCATTCCTGGCGCTTACGAGCACGAGATCAAGGGGGGTAAGGGTCTAAACACCCTAATCAACACGTACAACGCAACTCATGCTGGTACTCCAACCCCGGCCGGCCAGGCGCTGATCGCAGCCGGTCTCTTCACTCCGGGACAGCTGCTCGCGGCGAATGGCGTTCAGCAGCCAATCGCTTCCGCCCCTAGCAACCCGCTGAACAATGCGGCACTTCGCACGTTCGATCTAAGTGCAAGCTATCCAATCCGATTCAATCGCTTCCATGAGGGTTTATCGATCGTTCCAGGAGTTGCTATGTACAACGTTTTCAACATGAGCAACTTTGGCTTCATTCCTGGAATTGTAAGCTCTGCAACAGGAACGCTGCTGAATCAGGCTGATGCCGGCCAACCTGGATATTACAACGGCACAAGTGACCAAGGCACGCTGAATCAGGCACGCACCACGCGTAACTCAGGCACTTTCGATCAGGGCGGACCTCGCACCACAGAGTTCCAGCTCAAACTCAATTTCTAA